From the genome of Trichoplusia ni isolate ovarian cell line Hi5 chromosome 26, tn1, whole genome shotgun sequence, one region includes:
- the LOC113505522 gene encoding eukaryotic peptide chain release factor subunit 1 isoform X2, with protein sequence MSEESSADRNVEIWKIKKLIKSLEMARGNGTSMISLIIPPKDQISRVSKMLADEFGTASNIKSRVNRLSVLGAITSVQHRLKLYTKVPPNGLVIYCGTIVTEEGKEKKVNIDFEPFKPINTSLYLCDNKFHTEALTALLADDNKFGFIVMDGNGALFGTLQGNTREVLHKFTVDLPKKHGRGGQSALRFARLRMEKRHNYVRKVAEVATQLFISADRPNVAGLILAGSADFKTELSQSDMFDPRLQAKIIKLVDVSYGGENGFNQAIELAAESLQNVKFIQEKKLIGRYFDEISQDTGKYCFGVDDTLRALELGAVETLICWENLDIQRYVLKSHATNQETILHLTPEQEKDKSHFTDKESGVELELVECQPLLEWLANNYKSFGATLEIITDKSQEGSQFVRGFGGIGGILRYKVDFQSLQLDEPLDDVDLDDY encoded by the exons ATGTCTGAAGAATCGTCGGCGGATCGTAATGTCGAAATATGGAAGATCAAAAAGTTGATCAAGAGCTTGGAGATGGCAAGGGG GAACGGCACATCAATGATATCCCTGATCATTCCACCGAAGGATCAAATCAGTCGGGTCTCGAAGATGTTGGCTGATGAATTCGGAACAGCTTCCAACATCAAGTCGCGTGTCAACAGACTGTCCGTGCTCGGCGCCATCACCTCCGTACAGCATAGACTCAAACTGTACACAAAAG TGCCTCCAAACGGCCTAGTAATCTACTGCGGTACAATAGTCACAGAGGAGGGCAAGGAGAAGAAGGTTAACATAGACTTCGAGCCGTTCAAGCCCATCAACACGTCCCTATACCTCTGCGACAACAAGTTCCACACGGAGGCCCTGACGGCGCTACTGGCCGACGACAATAAGTTCGGTTTCATCGTCATGGACGGTAACGGTGCCTTGTTTGGTACTCTTCAAGGAAATACTAGAGAG GTACTACACAAATTCACAGTGGACTTGCCGAAGAAGCACGGTCGCGGAGGTCAGTCGGCCCTGCGTTTCGCCCGCCTGCGCATGGAGAAGCGCCACAACTACGTGCGCAAGGTGGCGGAGGTCGCCACGCAGCTGTTCATCAGCGCCGACCGCCCGAACGTCGCCGGTCTCATCCTCGCCGGTTCCGCTGACTTCAAGACTGAATTGTCGCAGTCCGATATGTTCGATCCG CGTCTCCAAGCCAAAATCATAAAGTTAGTCGACGTATCGTACGGCGGTGAGAACGGTTTCAACCAAGCCATCGAACTGGCGGCCGAGTCGCTGCAGAACGTCAAGTTTATACAGGAGAAGAAACTCATCGGGAGGTACTTCGATGAAATATCACAG GACACTGGAAAGTATTGCTTTGGTGTTGACGACACTCTTCGCGCGCTCGAGCTCGGCGCGGTCGAAACGCTCATCTGTTGGGAGAACCTTGACATTCAGAG aTACGTGCTGAAATCTCACGCGACCAACCAGGAGACCATCCTGCATCTTACGCCCGAACAGGAGAAGGACAAGTCACATTTTACTGATAAAGAG AGCGGGGTAGAGCTAGAGCTGGTCGAGTGCCAGCCCCTGCTCGAGTGGCTCGCGAACAACTACAAGTCGTTCGGAGCCACCCTCGAGATTATCACCGACAAGAGCCAGGAGGGGAGCCAGTTTGTCAGAGGATTCGGTGGCATCGGAG gCATACTTCGTTACAAAGTCGATTTCCAATCTCTACAGCTCGACGAACCTTTAGATGATGTTGATCTTGATGATTATTAA
- the LOC113505522 gene encoding eukaryotic peptide chain release factor subunit 1 isoform X1, which produces MSEESSADRNVEIWKIKKLIKSLEMARGNGTSMISLIIPPKDQISRVSKMLADEFGTASNIKSRVNRLSVLGAITSVQHRLKLYTKVPPNGLVIYCGTIVTEEGKEKKVNIDFEPFKPINTSLYLCDNKFHTEALTALLADDNKFGFIVMDGNGALFGTLQGNTREVLHKFTVDLPKKHGRGGQSALRFARLRMEKRHNYVRKVAEVATQLFISADRPNVAGLILAGSADFKTELSQSDMFDPRLQAKIIKLVDVSYGGENGFNQAIELAAESLQNVKFIQEKKLIGRYFDEISQDTGKYCFGVDDTLRALELGAVETLICWENLDIQRYVLKSHATNQETILHLTPEQEKDKSHFTDKESGVELELVECQPLLEWLANNYKSFGATLEIITDKSQEGSQFVRGFGGIGGLLRYKVDFQSMQLDDEEIDNLYDIDDY; this is translated from the exons ATGTCTGAAGAATCGTCGGCGGATCGTAATGTCGAAATATGGAAGATCAAAAAGTTGATCAAGAGCTTGGAGATGGCAAGGGG GAACGGCACATCAATGATATCCCTGATCATTCCACCGAAGGATCAAATCAGTCGGGTCTCGAAGATGTTGGCTGATGAATTCGGAACAGCTTCCAACATCAAGTCGCGTGTCAACAGACTGTCCGTGCTCGGCGCCATCACCTCCGTACAGCATAGACTCAAACTGTACACAAAAG TGCCTCCAAACGGCCTAGTAATCTACTGCGGTACAATAGTCACAGAGGAGGGCAAGGAGAAGAAGGTTAACATAGACTTCGAGCCGTTCAAGCCCATCAACACGTCCCTATACCTCTGCGACAACAAGTTCCACACGGAGGCCCTGACGGCGCTACTGGCCGACGACAATAAGTTCGGTTTCATCGTCATGGACGGTAACGGTGCCTTGTTTGGTACTCTTCAAGGAAATACTAGAGAG GTACTACACAAATTCACAGTGGACTTGCCGAAGAAGCACGGTCGCGGAGGTCAGTCGGCCCTGCGTTTCGCCCGCCTGCGCATGGAGAAGCGCCACAACTACGTGCGCAAGGTGGCGGAGGTCGCCACGCAGCTGTTCATCAGCGCCGACCGCCCGAACGTCGCCGGTCTCATCCTCGCCGGTTCCGCTGACTTCAAGACTGAATTGTCGCAGTCCGATATGTTCGATCCG CGTCTCCAAGCCAAAATCATAAAGTTAGTCGACGTATCGTACGGCGGTGAGAACGGTTTCAACCAAGCCATCGAACTGGCGGCCGAGTCGCTGCAGAACGTCAAGTTTATACAGGAGAAGAAACTCATCGGGAGGTACTTCGATGAAATATCACAG GACACTGGAAAGTATTGCTTTGGTGTTGACGACACTCTTCGCGCGCTCGAGCTCGGCGCGGTCGAAACGCTCATCTGTTGGGAGAACCTTGACATTCAGAG aTACGTGCTGAAATCTCACGCGACCAACCAGGAGACCATCCTGCATCTTACGCCCGAACAGGAGAAGGACAAGTCACATTTTACTGATAAAGAG AGCGGGGTAGAGCTAGAGCTGGTCGAGTGCCAGCCCCTGCTCGAGTGGCTCGCGAACAACTACAAGTCGTTCGGAGCCACCCTCGAGATTATCACCGACAAGAGCCAGGAGGGGAGCCAGTTTGTCAGAGGATTCGGTGGCATCGGAG